The following is a genomic window from Stenotrophomonas maltophilia.
CCGCTGACTGATGGCCCGGTGCATATCCATATCGCCGAGCAGGTGCGCGAAGTCGAGGCCTGCCTGGCCTGGAGCGGCCAGCGCCCGGTGCAGTGGCTGTACGACCATGCGCCGGTGGATACGCGCTGGTGCCTGGTGCATGCCACCCACATCACCGATGACGAGCGCGCGGCCATCGTGGCCAGCCGCGCCGTGGCCGGGCTGTGCCCGATCACCGAAGCCAACCTGGGCGACGGCCTGTTCCCGATGCAGGCGTTCGCGCGCGAGGGCGGGCGCTTCGGTGTCGGCTCCGATTCCAACGTGCTGATCGACGCGGCCGAAGAGCTGCGCCTGCTCGAATATGGCCAGCGCCTGACCCTTCGCGGGCGCAACGTGCTGGCCCCGGATGCCACCCGCAGCACCGGCCGCTTCCTGTTCGAAGGTGCACTGCACGGTGGCGCACAGGCGCTGGGCGTGGCTGCTGGCCTGCAGGTGGGCGCCAGTGCCGATCTGGTCGAACTGGATGCCGCACACCCCGCGTTGCAGGCGCGACAGGATGACGCATGGCTTGACAGCTGGGTGTTCGCCGCACGTAATGGCGCGCTGCGATCGGTCTGGCGCCATGGCCGCCAGTGTGTGGCCGAAGGGCGCCACCTGCAGCGCGAGGCGATCACCACCGCCTTCGCCGCCGCCCTGAAGGGCGTGCTGGGCTGATCGCCTCCCGCCACCGAGACCCCACCACGTGAAGGCCAGCAAGTCCGCCACGCTCAACCAGCGTATCCGCAGCGATCTGGAAAGCCGCATTCTCAGCGGAGAGTGGGCGCCGGGGTTCCGCATCCCGTACGAGCACGAGCTGATGGAGCAGTACGGCTGCTCGCGGATGACGGTGAACAAGGTACTCACCGCGCTGGCCGAGAGCGGCATGATCGAGCGCCGCCGCCGTGCAGGCTCGTTCGTGGCGCGGCAGCCGCCGCATCTGGAGCAGGTGGCGCTGGAAATTCCGGATATCGCGATGGAGGTTGGCTCGCGTGGCCATCAGTACGGCTACCGCCTGCTGCAGCGCGAGTTGCGTCTGGCTGACGTGGGCAATGCCGGCGAAGTGGAGTTGGCTGGTAGCGAAATGCTGCTGGCGATGCGTTGCCTGCATCTGGCCGATGGCCGTCCGCTGGCGCTGGAGCACCGCCTGATCAGCCCGGTGGGCGTGCCCGAGGTGCTGGAGGTTGATTTCAACACCACCGCGCCGGGCAGCTGGCTGCTGCAGAACGTGTCGTGGACGCGCGCGCAGCACCGCATCAGCGCCTGGGGCGCGGACACCGCCAGCGCCAGGCTGCTGGATGTGAAGCCCGGCACCGCCTGCCTGGTGATCGAGCGCCTGACCTGGCGCGGCGAACAGCCGATCACCCGCGTGCGGCAGGTGTTCCTGGGAGATGCCTGGGACCTGGTGGCACGCTTCGCGCCCGGCGCACGGTAGGGGCCGTATCCACGCATGGCGCAAATTTACTGTAGAGCCGGGCGCACGCTCGTCACCTGCATTGATCCGGCGCTGCTGGACGACATCATCGAACGGGTCAACAACTGCCTGCCACGTCGAGTCCTGGCGAGGCGTCATGTAGAGCCGAGCCCACGCTCGGCTGCTGTTCGCGCGATGTGCGATGAGTCGAGCTTGGCTCGACGCGACAGTGGCATCCACGACATGCGTGGATGTCGGTGCCCATCAATACGTGGCGCACTGCCGCCAGCGCACCGGCTCGTCCACGCCGGGGCGGGCATTGAGCTGGATGCGGACATTGCGCAGGGCCGGGTAGTGCAGCACTTCCTCGCAGACCTGCGGCCATACCGCATCCAGTTCTCCGGTGCGGTTGATCGCCAGGGTCTGGCGGGTCAACCAGACGCCACTGGCGATGCCGGGCTTGCCGGCCAGCGCGCGCGACAGATCCGCCTGGAAACGGTCCAGCGTGGCCGTATCCGGATTGGGATTGCTGCGCGCATCGACGGTTCCCAGCGCGGCCGTGGGGGCCGGCGCGGGCAGCGCTGCCAGGGCGGCCTGCGTGGCCACCGGAGCGGGTTCGCGGGCCGCTTCAGCGGCCACGGTCGGGGTGACCGGCGCCGCGGCAACGGGCTCGGCGCGGTCCACATGCAGGCCCTGCAGACCCACGCCCACCAGCAAGCCCAGCGTCACCGAGCCCAGCGCGGCGATGGCGATCCGGCGCAGCGCTTCGTGGCGCGCACCGGCACGCACGCGCGTGTCGATGTCACCTGGCAGATAAGGCTGCAACAGGGGCCACAGGCGCGGGCCGTCCAGCACTTCAACGGCCTGCTTTTCGGCGGCGGCGCGGCCGTCGCGTTCGATCCGCCCTTCGGTCAGCAGCATGCCGCCCCTGGCGCCGGCCAAGCGTGCGGCGGCGCCCAGTTCGTTCACCGCAGCGGTGCCGATGCGATAGGCCAGGCCATGCTTGCACGACACCAGCCAGTGGTTGGGGCCGTCACTGAGCACGAAATCGCTGCTCGGCTCCCGCGCATCCTCGGCCGGATCGTTCAGTTCGCGCAGCCCGCGCTGCTCGCGCAGCATGCGCTTGACCAGTACCGAGAACTCACGCCAGTGCATGCCGGCCAGGGCCTGCAGGCCGAGCTGCATCTCCTTCTGGCGTCGCTTGATCCACCACAGATAGACAACGGCCAGGGAACAGACAAGCAGGGCCGACAGCAGGGCCAGGATCCAGGGGAGCATGCGGGAGGTGCGCGGAAGAGGCGAATGCGGAAGACGACAGTGTAATCGGCGCGCCGCCCCGCTGGGTCAGGAGGTTCCTGACACCAAATGTGATCAAACGCTCAGATCGGCGTAGTGCAGGCACGAAAAACCCGCCAATCCTGAAGCCGTGAGGGGAGGGAACAAACGGCAGCCGAAGCGATTGGCGGGTTGCTCGCGATTGTCAACCAGATTTTATTGCATTGCAACAATCGTCGGTCAGGGCAGGCTGTCCGGCGACTGGTGGCTGCCTGGCGCGGGCGCGTCGCTGCCCGAAGCGGCCCGGGTCTCCAGCTTGGCCAGGCGCGCATGCAGGGCGTCGATGCGGGCTTCCAGCGCGGTCACTTCGTCGGCGGTGGGCACATGCAGGCGCTTGAGCACCCCCTGCACCTGGTCGTCGAAGGCCTTCTCGACCCTGTTCCATGTGCCGGAGGCTTTTTCACGCGCGTCGTCCAGTGACGATTCAACGTTGTCGCGCCAGCCCGGGCCCTGGTCGCCCTGGCGCTCGCGGCGGCGGGCTTCCCAGGCTTCGCCTTCTTTCACCAGGCCATCGAAGAAGCGGCTGCCTTCGGCCTGGGCGCGGCCCAGGGCACCCAGCCCGGCCAGCCAGACCTGCTGGGCCGAATCGCTCAGCTTGCGCGAGAAGCGCTCGGCCTGGTCGCCAAACGAGGCGTCGTCGTCGCGGCGGTCATCGTTTTCGTAACGGTTCATCGCACTTCCCGTGGGAGTTGGGCCTGCCCCGAGAGTAGCGCGCGATGGCGTTGCACGACCGTGATGGCCGCCGCAGGGATTCAGCCCAGCTTTTCCTTCAGCACGCGCTGGATCTCGCCTTCCACCATGCCTTTCATCGCCGACAGCAGGAAGCCCAGCTTGGCGGTGACACGTACGGCGCCCGGCTGCAGCTCGATCGCACCGTCCACGCCGCTGCCGGAGAAATTCAGTACGTCGGCGGTCCAGGACGACTTCAGGCCGAAACGTTCGGACAACTTGGCGGCGACCTGTTCGATCGCCGCGCGTGCCTGTGCGTCGGGCAGGGCGTGGGCGTGGCGGACATCGATGGTGGACATGCAGGCTCCTGGCGCAGGGCGGGGATGATCAATGAGGGCGAGCATTGTGCGCATCGGGGGCCTTCGCGCCAAGTACTCATCACCGGTTCTTCTTCGTTGGCGAGCAACCTGCTAGTCTGCGCCGCGTGCAGAACCTGCTTGTCCACTTCAGCCAACAACAACAGCCCGACCAGCCCCTGCGGCCCGGGGTGCAGCGTATCGTGCGCCAGGCCAACGGCAGCGTCAGGCTGGGCGAGGGCGGCAATGGCGCCCTGCTGCTGGCGCAGTTCTGCATGGATGACCGGGGGCTGTGGTTG
Proteins encoded in this region:
- a CDS encoding formimidoylglutamate deiminase; its protein translation is MSDSRSTHCFHAAHALLAEGWARDVRLQVQDGRIAAISTGQGAQDGDTRVGLLVPGLPNLHSHAFQRGMAGLTEIGGGDGDSFWSWRELMYRFLARLRPDAVQAIAAQAYMEMLESGFTRVGEFHYLHHDADGQPYADRAEMSARIAAAAAQTGIGLTLLPVFYAHADFGGAPPNPAQRRLIHDVDGFAQLLDAAKPALAALPDAVLGIAPHSLRAVTGEELGALLPLTDGPVHIHIAEQVREVEACLAWSGQRPVQWLYDHAPVDTRWCLVHATHITDDERAAIVASRAVAGLCPITEANLGDGLFPMQAFAREGGRFGVGSDSNVLIDAAEELRLLEYGQRLTLRGRNVLAPDATRSTGRFLFEGALHGGAQALGVAAGLQVGASADLVELDAAHPALQARQDDAWLDSWVFAARNGALRSVWRHGRQCVAEGRHLQREAITTAFAAALKGVLG
- the hutC gene encoding histidine utilization repressor, with amino-acid sequence MKASKSATLNQRIRSDLESRILSGEWAPGFRIPYEHELMEQYGCSRMTVNKVLTALAESGMIERRRRAGSFVARQPPHLEQVALEIPDIAMEVGSRGHQYGYRLLQRELRLADVGNAGEVELAGSEMLLAMRCLHLADGRPLALEHRLISPVGVPEVLEVDFNTTAPGSWLLQNVSWTRAQHRISAWGADTASARLLDVKPGTACLVIERLTWRGEQPITRVRQVFLGDAWDLVARFAPGAR
- a CDS encoding restriction endonuclease gives rise to the protein MLPWILALLSALLVCSLAVVYLWWIKRRQKEMQLGLQALAGMHWREFSVLVKRMLREQRGLRELNDPAEDAREPSSDFVLSDGPNHWLVSCKHGLAYRIGTAAVNELGAAARLAGARGGMLLTEGRIERDGRAAAEKQAVEVLDGPRLWPLLQPYLPGDIDTRVRAGARHEALRRIAIAALGSVTLGLLVGVGLQGLHVDRAEPVAAAPVTPTVAAEAAREPAPVATQAALAALPAPAPTAALGTVDARSNPNPDTATLDRFQADLSRALAGKPGIASGVWLTRQTLAINRTGELDAVWPQVCEEVLHYPALRNVRIQLNARPGVDEPVRWRQCATY
- a CDS encoding phasin family protein, with the translated sequence MNRYENDDRRDDDASFGDQAERFSRKLSDSAQQVWLAGLGALGRAQAEGSRFFDGLVKEGEAWEARRRERQGDQGPGWRDNVESSLDDAREKASGTWNRVEKAFDDQVQGVLKRLHVPTADEVTALEARIDALHARLAKLETRAASGSDAPAPGSHQSPDSLP
- a CDS encoding polyhydroxyalkanoic acid system family protein, which gives rise to MSTIDVRHAHALPDAQARAAIEQVAAKLSERFGLKSSWTADVLNFSGSGVDGAIELQPGAVRVTAKLGFLLSAMKGMVEGEIQRVLKEKLG